The following are from one region of the Novosphingobium aureum genome:
- a CDS encoding LacI family DNA-binding transcriptional regulator yields MQASEAPSLSSSTITALDVAREAGVSQSAVSRAFTPGASVSEKTRTRVLAAAEKLGYRPNPLARSLMHGRSGIVGVGVGNMENPFFVRTLELLATALDAAGLRLMLFPATRDHDAEPSLQEVLHYRIDALVLLSVNLSSNLADQCRKARVPVIHFNRTSADAGTSSIIGDNAAGARTIAAHLLAGGHRAMAYMAGTPDSSTNRQREEAFTAALLSAGLPAPIIEHGHFTHEGAMAATRRLLLREDRPDALFCANDTMALAAISVARHELGLDVGREISIVGYDDVPMAAWPGFALTTFSQPCEGMVARTVEMIEALRREPESHAHHVAQGALVVRSSTRPVVARAR; encoded by the coding sequence GTGCAGGCGAGCGAAGCCCCCTCCCTATCCTCTTCCACCATCACCGCACTCGACGTAGCGCGCGAGGCGGGCGTCTCGCAGTCGGCGGTCTCGCGCGCCTTCACACCGGGCGCTAGCGTCTCGGAAAAGACCCGCACCCGCGTCCTCGCTGCCGCCGAGAAGCTGGGCTACCGACCCAACCCGCTCGCCCGCTCGCTGATGCACGGGCGCTCGGGGATCGTCGGGGTGGGCGTGGGCAACATGGAGAACCCGTTCTTCGTGCGCACCCTCGAGCTGCTTGCGACAGCCCTCGATGCGGCGGGCCTGCGCCTGATGCTGTTCCCCGCGACCCGCGACCACGATGCCGAGCCCAGCCTGCAGGAAGTCCTCCACTACCGCATCGACGCGCTCGTGCTTCTCTCGGTCAATCTCTCATCGAACCTCGCCGACCAGTGCCGCAAGGCGCGCGTGCCGGTGATCCACTTCAACCGCACCAGTGCGGATGCGGGGACCTCGAGCATCATCGGCGACAATGCCGCTGGCGCACGCACCATCGCCGCGCACCTGCTCGCAGGCGGCCATCGGGCAATGGCCTACATGGCCGGCACCCCCGATTCCTCGACCAACCGCCAACGCGAGGAAGCCTTCACCGCCGCCCTCCTGAGCGCCGGACTGCCCGCGCCGATCATCGAGCACGGCCACTTCACGCACGAAGGCGCGATGGCCGCGACCCGGCGCCTGCTCCTGCGCGAGGACCGCCCCGATGCCCTGTTCTGCGCCAACGACACCATGGCGCTTGCCGCGATCAGTGTCGCGCGTCACGAACTGGGCCTCGATGTCGGACGCGAGATCTCGATCGTGGGCTACGACGATGTGCCCATGGCGGCCTGGCCCGGCTTTGCCCTCACCACCTTCTCGCAGCCGTGCGAGGGCATGGTCGCGCGCACCGTCGAGATGATCGAAGCCTTGCGCCGCGAGCCCGAAAGCCACGCGCACCACGTGGCGCAAGGAGCGCTGGTCGTGCGCTCGAGCACACGACCGGTCGTGGCGCGCGCACGCTGA
- a CDS encoding alginate export family protein has translation MHSKSWGELAMTGCAAVALVSCPRLACAEEADADKAPSLQQALGDPEGLTVNGSIRARYETIDNQFRPTRDRSSDALLLQTDIQVEYDTGPIRIGAEVMDARAYGGGQGSSLGTGEVNALELAQAYLGFDLGEALGQGSDTRLTAGRFTMNMGSRRLIARNAFRNTTNAFTGFRLDHESAGGARLSAFYTLPMQRLPDTRADILDNRIRADRQDFDLTFWGGFASIPLGASGARLEAYYYGFDEGDRPDDQTRNRHLRTPGARLVREPAAGRFDFELEGAYQYGTIRKSALPGAARQDASAWFAHGEIGYKLAGGWKPRLAFEYDRASGDRSGGSYNRFDTLYGARRFEFGPTSLFGALGRTNISSPGARLELSPDKRLGLMTMYRAAWVDTTDDTFSTTGVIGTAGSTGSFAGHQVEAMVRYWLVPETLQLETGGALLFNGDLLENAAGASGNGDPRYGYVSAMVRF, from the coding sequence TTGCATTCGAAATCCTGGGGTGAGCTGGCAATGACCGGCTGCGCGGCTGTGGCCTTGGTGTCCTGCCCGAGGCTCGCGTGCGCCGAGGAGGCGGACGCGGATAAGGCACCGAGCCTTCAGCAGGCGCTTGGCGACCCCGAGGGGCTTACCGTCAATGGCTCGATCCGCGCGCGGTACGAGACCATCGATAATCAGTTTCGTCCGACGCGCGATCGCAGCAGCGATGCGTTGCTGCTCCAGACCGACATCCAGGTGGAGTACGATACCGGCCCGATAAGGATCGGTGCGGAAGTGATGGATGCCCGCGCTTACGGCGGCGGGCAAGGCAGTTCTCTGGGCACCGGCGAGGTCAATGCGCTGGAACTGGCACAGGCCTATCTCGGCTTCGATCTCGGCGAGGCACTCGGGCAGGGTTCCGACACGCGCCTCACCGCGGGGCGCTTCACGATGAACATGGGTTCGCGCAGGCTGATCGCGCGCAATGCCTTTCGCAACACCACCAATGCCTTCACCGGGTTTCGGCTCGATCATGAAAGCGCTGGCGGCGCGAGGCTGTCCGCCTTCTACACGCTGCCGATGCAGCGCTTGCCCGATACGCGCGCAGACATCCTCGACAATCGCATCCGCGCGGACCGGCAGGATTTCGACCTTACTTTCTGGGGCGGTTTCGCGAGCATTCCGCTGGGGGCGAGCGGTGCCCGCCTGGAGGCTTACTACTACGGTTTCGACGAGGGCGATCGTCCGGACGACCAGACGCGCAATCGCCACTTGCGCACGCCAGGTGCGCGTCTCGTGCGCGAACCTGCGGCTGGCCGGTTCGATTTCGAACTGGAAGGCGCCTACCAATACGGCACCATACGAAAGAGCGCGCTACCCGGTGCGGCGAGGCAGGACGCTTCGGCCTGGTTTGCGCATGGCGAGATCGGCTACAAGCTCGCCGGAGGCTGGAAGCCGCGCCTCGCGTTCGAATACGACCGGGCGAGCGGCGACAGGTCGGGCGGCTCGTACAACCGTTTCGACACGCTCTATGGCGCACGCCGCTTCGAGTTCGGCCCGACCTCGCTGTTCGGCGCGCTCGGGCGCACCAACATCTCCTCCCCCGGCGCGCGGCTCGAACTCTCGCCCGACAAACGGCTGGGGCTGATGACGATGTACCGCGCGGCTTGGGTGGACACGACCGACGATACCTTCTCGACCACCGGCGTGATCGGCACCGCGGGAAGCACGGGGAGCTTCGCGGGCCATCAGGTCGAGGCCATGGTGCGCTACTGGCTGGTGCCCGAGACGCTCCAGCTCGAAACCGGCGGTGCGCTGCTGTTCAATGGCGACCTGCTCGAGAACGCGGCGGGCGCTTCGGGTAACGGTGATCCGCGCTACGGCTATGTCAGTGCCATGGTCCGGTTCTGA
- a CDS encoding 2-oxoadipate dioxygenase/decarboxylase family protein: MQDAQMPTLERLVRAHLGDEAGKATLDTLDITPALTGVEGDKVPRAVFATALGVTLYHALLARVPSARDYVAERMAKGERIMLDHGALRTIRFAEGPTGALPAGQEAFARILVPLGYQPVKDYPLPRLKMTGYAYCHADFPQDVVQYFVSELHVEQFDEAFAKAAQATFSTSHEPLGELAHEVLLAYAARKEVTFEQALAVLPTIAGAFERQHAPVHETDYETLLAQSAEAAWIATEGNAFNHATDRVADVTALADDLRERGKPVKDKVEHSASGRVHQTALRADTVTRAMIAADGSEVTREVPGSFFEFITRDPLPGSDELDLGFDSGNATGIFGMTRAA; the protein is encoded by the coding sequence ATGCAGGATGCACAGATGCCAACGCTCGAACGGCTGGTTCGCGCGCACCTTGGAGACGAAGCCGGCAAGGCCACGCTCGACACGCTCGACATCACCCCGGCCCTGACCGGCGTGGAAGGCGACAAGGTACCGCGCGCGGTCTTCGCAACCGCGCTGGGCGTGACGCTCTACCACGCGCTGCTCGCCCGTGTGCCCAGCGCGCGCGACTATGTCGCCGAACGCATGGCCAAGGGCGAGCGGATCATGCTCGACCACGGCGCTCTGCGCACGATCCGCTTTGCCGAAGGCCCGACCGGTGCCTTGCCCGCCGGGCAGGAGGCCTTCGCCCGCATCCTCGTTCCGCTCGGCTACCAGCCGGTCAAGGACTACCCGCTGCCGCGCCTCAAGATGACCGGCTATGCCTATTGTCACGCCGACTTCCCGCAGGACGTGGTGCAGTACTTCGTCAGCGAACTGCACGTCGAGCAGTTCGACGAGGCTTTCGCGAAGGCCGCGCAGGCCACCTTCTCGACCTCGCACGAACCGCTTGGAGAACTCGCCCACGAAGTCCTGCTCGCCTATGCCGCGCGCAAGGAGGTGACCTTCGAGCAGGCGCTCGCGGTGCTGCCGACCATTGCCGGGGCCTTCGAGCGCCAGCATGCACCGGTACACGAAACCGACTACGAGACCCTGCTCGCCCAGTCGGCCGAGGCGGCATGGATCGCCACCGAAGGCAACGCCTTCAACCACGCGACCGACCGTGTTGCCGACGTTACCGCGCTCGCCGACGACCTTCGCGAACGCGGCAAGCCGGTGAAGGACAAGGTCGAGCATTCGGCGAGCGGGCGCGTCCACCAGACCGCGCTGCGCGCCGACACCGTCACGCGCGCGATGATCGCGGCGGATGGCAGCGAAGTCACCCGCGAAGTGCCCGGCTCGTTCTTCGAGTTCATCACCCGCGATCCCCTGCCCGGCTCCGACGAACTCGACCTGGGCTTCGACAGCGGCAATGCGACCGGCATCTTCGGGATGACCCGCGCCGCCTGA
- the modB gene encoding molybdate ABC transporter permease subunit, with protein sequence MSFSLSPTEWEIVLLSLKVSTVAILVDLPLAFALAWVLSRSRVPGKIVLDAIVHLPLVLPPVVTGWILLLTLGGNTFLGALIERTFGAGLIFRWTGAALAAAIMALPLMVRAIRLSLDEVDRRLESAARTLGAGAWGTFASVTLPLAMPGVLAAVVLGFARSIGEFGATITFASNIPGETRTLPLAIYTALQIPGSESDVARLAMISVLLSLAALVISEMLVRRSGHGKGRHVL encoded by the coding sequence ATGTCCTTCTCGCTCTCCCCGACAGAATGGGAGATCGTGCTGCTCTCGCTCAAGGTCAGCACGGTCGCGATACTCGTTGACCTGCCACTGGCCTTCGCGCTTGCCTGGGTCCTTTCGCGCAGCCGTGTTCCCGGCAAGATCGTGCTCGATGCCATCGTCCACCTGCCGCTGGTCCTGCCCCCGGTCGTGACCGGCTGGATCCTGCTGCTCACGCTGGGCGGCAACACTTTCCTCGGCGCCCTGATCGAGCGTACTTTCGGCGCGGGCCTGATCTTTCGCTGGACCGGCGCCGCGCTTGCTGCCGCAATCATGGCATTGCCGCTGATGGTCCGCGCGATCCGCCTTTCGCTCGACGAAGTCGACCGCCGGCTCGAGAGCGCCGCGCGCACGCTCGGAGCCGGAGCCTGGGGCACCTTCGCCTCGGTGACGCTGCCGCTTGCCATGCCCGGCGTGCTCGCCGCCGTCGTGCTCGGCTTCGCGCGCTCGATCGGCGAGTTCGGCGCGACGATCACTTTCGCCTCGAACATACCGGGCGAGACGCGCACCCTGCCTCTCGCCATCTACACCGCGCTCCAGATACCGGGCAGCGAAAGCGACGTCGCGCGCCTTGCTATGATATCGGTCCTGCTCTCGCTCGCCGCGCTCGTCATTTCCGAGATGCTGGTGCGCCGCAGTGGCCATGGAAAGGGCCGCCATGTCCTTTGA
- a CDS encoding sensor domain-containing diguanylate cyclase, whose product MVPEPREHRSVVEKRADAAIIAAIGYFLFATFAIELTSNGRDHATIWPADALILALLLKEPRRDWPWILFAGWAANLAANTVARGWTLGLLAYGGINMLQTGLAGLMLVHLLRKEAIFEDTRSVALFGIGAGVIAPLVGGLLGSAMTWLIYGEPFVASLMRWYFSNALGLLILTPFLRSVLDGSYRRWLAGCNMRRRLEIVASYALHALVTALVFVQAQAPLLFVPVCSVIFLSFRIGRLGTKLGVMIVAMIGCAALLAGVGPIASLAFGQGTQAVFLQLYLGLLLVATMPIAGIVSTRQSALAKLAEREEALRHLLSSAPGACLGFDASGVCNWAQGPTKAYLGLAPDAMLGRSAEAISLQVDALVRQMQSMGSTCEGVSRTIEFVPVRRPHLTLEGTIGVLWQAGRLAGAVVTLRDATERHARELALMSRAEADEQTGLLNASGFRAQLRAVLDDVSGPASLALVEVSGLDAIGDRHGAEIGARVRHEAARRVSRAARDSDTVGHFGPDGFAILLPCDLLTARSVCERITDALRERALYSDGSVSVIASVTCGVAALRADLDENGAMDLANQALEELKCSGRSGVSIAA is encoded by the coding sequence ATGGTGCCCGAGCCCCGCGAACACAGATCTGTAGTTGAGAAGCGAGCCGACGCAGCGATCATCGCGGCGATCGGCTATTTCCTGTTCGCGACCTTCGCAATCGAGCTCACCTCGAACGGGCGTGACCATGCGACGATCTGGCCGGCCGACGCGCTGATTCTCGCGCTGCTGCTCAAAGAGCCGCGCCGCGACTGGCCGTGGATCCTCTTCGCCGGCTGGGCCGCGAACCTTGCGGCCAATACCGTCGCGCGCGGCTGGACCCTCGGTCTGCTCGCCTATGGCGGTATCAACATGCTTCAGACCGGGCTTGCGGGGCTGATGCTGGTCCATTTGCTGCGAAAGGAGGCGATCTTCGAGGACACCCGCTCGGTCGCCCTGTTCGGGATCGGCGCTGGCGTCATCGCGCCGCTGGTGGGAGGTCTGCTGGGGTCTGCCATGACCTGGCTGATTTATGGCGAGCCCTTCGTGGCCTCGCTTATGCGGTGGTATTTCAGCAATGCGCTGGGGCTGTTGATCCTTACCCCGTTCCTGCGCTCGGTCCTCGACGGCAGCTATCGGCGCTGGCTTGCGGGGTGCAACATGCGTCGGCGGCTCGAGATCGTCGCCAGCTACGCGTTGCACGCTCTCGTTACAGCGCTGGTTTTCGTTCAGGCCCAGGCCCCGCTTCTTTTCGTACCGGTCTGTTCGGTCATCTTCCTTTCTTTCCGGATCGGGCGCCTGGGAACCAAGCTGGGCGTGATGATCGTCGCGATGATCGGGTGTGCAGCATTGCTGGCCGGAGTCGGCCCGATTGCGAGCCTTGCGTTCGGCCAAGGCACTCAGGCCGTGTTCCTTCAGCTCTATCTCGGTCTGTTGCTGGTCGCCACGATGCCGATCGCGGGTATCGTCTCGACCCGCCAGAGCGCACTTGCCAAGCTGGCCGAACGTGAGGAAGCGCTGCGTCACCTGCTTTCGAGTGCGCCGGGTGCGTGTCTCGGCTTCGATGCCAGCGGGGTGTGCAACTGGGCGCAGGGTCCGACCAAGGCCTATCTCGGTCTTGCCCCGGATGCGATGCTCGGCCGCAGTGCGGAAGCTATCTCGTTGCAGGTCGATGCTCTCGTCCGCCAGATGCAGTCCATGGGCAGCACTTGCGAGGGTGTCTCGCGCACGATCGAATTTGTGCCCGTGCGCCGCCCGCATCTGACCCTCGAGGGAACGATAGGAGTGCTGTGGCAAGCCGGTCGGTTGGCCGGAGCCGTGGTTACCTTGCGCGATGCGACCGAGCGTCACGCGCGCGAACTTGCCCTGATGTCGCGTGCAGAAGCCGACGAGCAGACCGGATTGCTCAACGCTTCAGGCTTCCGCGCGCAGTTGCGAGCCGTCCTCGACGACGTTTCCGGTCCGGCCTCGCTCGCGCTGGTCGAAGTGTCAGGACTGGATGCCATCGGCGATCGTCATGGTGCCGAGATCGGTGCCCGTGTGCGCCACGAGGCTGCCCGCCGTGTCAGCCGTGCTGCGCGCGACAGCGATACGGTGGGGCACTTTGGCCCCGATGGTTTCGCGATCCTGTTGCCCTGCGACCTGCTCACCGCGCGCAGCGTGTGCGAGCGCATCACCGACGCCTTGCGCGAGCGGGCGCTCTACAGCGACGGCTCGGTTTCGGTCATTGCCTCGGTTACCTGCGGGGTTGCGGCCTTGCGCGCCGATCTCGACGAAAATGGGGCGATGGACCTGGCGAACCAGGCGCTCGAGGAGCTCAAGTGCTCGGGTCGCAGCGGCGTGAGCATCGCCGCCTGA
- the hisD gene encoding histidinol dehydrogenase — protein sequence MAQWLKRGATAQAKADADRKVRDIVEAALADIEKRGDAAVREMSINFDKWDREDYRLTQAEIDRCVETLTPQERKDIEFAQTQVRGFAQVQRESMKDVEVETLPGVVLGHKNIPLGSAGCYVPGGKYPLLAGAHMSVITAKVAGVKRVVTCAPPFQGQPARAIVAAQALAGADEIYALGGIQAVGAMALGTQSIDPVDILVGPGNAFVAEAKRQLYGRVGIDLFAGPTETLIIADEIGCDPEMAATDILGQVEHGPDSPGVLLTNSEKFARETMAEIERLLQILPTAEHARKAWETFGEVIVADSYEEMVAIADDIASEHVQVMTAEPDYFLDNMTNYGALFLGARTNVSYGDKVIGTNHTLPTKKAARYTGGLWVGKFLKTCTYQRVLTDEASTLVGEYCSRLCALEGFAGHGEQANIRVRRFGGRDVPYAGQAEPTPETAA from the coding sequence ATGGCCCAGTGGCTCAAGCGCGGTGCGACGGCACAGGCGAAGGCAGATGCGGATCGCAAGGTGCGCGACATCGTCGAGGCGGCGCTCGCCGACATCGAGAAGCGTGGCGACGCCGCCGTGCGCGAGATGTCGATCAATTTCGACAAGTGGGATCGCGAGGATTACCGCCTCACCCAGGCCGAGATCGACCGTTGCGTCGAGACACTCACGCCGCAGGAGCGCAAGGATATCGAGTTCGCGCAGACCCAGGTGCGCGGCTTCGCGCAGGTCCAGCGCGAGTCGATGAAGGATGTCGAGGTCGAGACGCTGCCCGGCGTTGTGCTCGGCCACAAGAACATCCCGCTCGGTTCGGCCGGTTGCTACGTACCCGGCGGCAAGTATCCGCTGCTCGCCGGTGCGCACATGTCGGTGATCACCGCCAAGGTCGCGGGCGTGAAGCGCGTCGTGACCTGCGCGCCGCCGTTCCAGGGCCAGCCCGCGCGCGCCATCGTCGCCGCGCAGGCGCTTGCCGGTGCCGACGAAATCTACGCGCTGGGCGGTATTCAGGCGGTCGGCGCGATGGCGCTGGGCACTCAGTCGATCGATCCGGTCGACATCCTCGTCGGCCCGGGCAACGCCTTTGTCGCCGAGGCCAAGCGTCAGCTCTACGGTCGCGTGGGCATCGACCTCTTCGCCGGTCCGACCGAGACGCTGATCATCGCTGACGAGATCGGCTGCGATCCCGAGATGGCGGCGACCGACATCCTCGGGCAGGTCGAGCACGGGCCCGACAGCCCGGGCGTGCTGCTCACCAATTCGGAGAAGTTCGCGCGCGAGACCATGGCCGAGATCGAGCGCCTGCTGCAGATCCTGCCCACCGCCGAACATGCCCGCAAGGCATGGGAGACCTTCGGCGAGGTCATCGTTGCGGACAGCTACGAGGAAATGGTCGCGATCGCCGACGACATCGCCTCCGAGCACGTTCAGGTTATGACCGCAGAGCCCGACTATTTCCTCGACAACATGACCAATTACGGCGCCTTGTTCCTGGGGGCGCGTACCAATGTCAGCTACGGCGATAAGGTCATCGGCACCAACCACACGCTGCCGACCAAGAAGGCGGCGCGCTATACCGGTGGCCTGTGGGTCGGCAAGTTCCTGAAAACCTGCACATACCAGCGCGTGCTTACCGACGAGGCTTCGACGCTGGTGGGCGAGTACTGTTCGCGCCTCTGCGCGCTCGAGGGCTTCGCCGGGCATGGCGAGCAGGCCAATATCCGTGTGCGCCGCTTCGGTGGGCGCGACGTGCCCTATGCCGGGCAGGCCGAGCCGACGCCCGAGACCGCGGCCTGA
- the modA gene encoding molybdate ABC transporter substrate-binding protein: MPVPTFSRRIARHLSVLLAIAIAALGLSPACAAPRAPVVLAAASLQEAMNAAADGWAAKGHPRPVVSFAGSSALARQIAAGAPADMFVSADEAWMDYLAGRGLLRKGTRTSFLANDIVLIAPRSTSLRLDLGKGADIAGALGKGRLAMANPDAVPAGRYGKEALTSMGQWSKLSGRVASAENVRVALALVSRGETPLGVVYATDAMQDKGVRVVGVFPRSSHKPISYPLALLAKSDSHEAEGFRRYLLSDEGRRIFARFGFGRR; this comes from the coding sequence ATGCCTGTGCCAACCTTCTCCCGCCGCATCGCCAGGCACCTGAGCGTGCTGCTCGCGATCGCGATTGCAGCCCTGGGTCTTTCCCCGGCGTGCGCAGCACCGCGCGCACCGGTCGTGCTGGCCGCAGCAAGCCTTCAGGAGGCGATGAACGCGGCAGCCGACGGCTGGGCCGCAAAAGGTCACCCCCGGCCGGTCGTCTCGTTCGCCGGGTCCTCGGCGCTCGCGCGCCAGATCGCCGCGGGCGCGCCTGCCGACATGTTCGTCTCCGCCGACGAGGCCTGGATGGACTATCTCGCCGGACGCGGACTGCTGCGCAAGGGCACGCGCACCTCGTTCCTCGCCAACGACATCGTCCTGATCGCACCGCGCTCGACAAGCCTCAGGCTGGACCTCGGCAAGGGGGCCGACATCGCGGGCGCACTGGGCAAGGGGCGCCTCGCCATGGCCAATCCCGACGCCGTCCCGGCAGGGCGCTACGGCAAGGAGGCCCTGACCAGCATGGGCCAGTGGAGCAAGCTCTCGGGCCGGGTCGCCAGCGCCGAGAACGTGCGCGTCGCCCTCGCACTCGTCAGCCGCGGCGAGACCCCGCTCGGTGTGGTCTACGCAACCGATGCGATGCAGGACAAGGGCGTGCGCGTCGTCGGGGTATTCCCGCGCTCGAGCCACAAGCCGATCAGCTATCCGCTCGCACTGCTGGCCAAGTCCGACAGCCACGAGGCGGAGGGCTTCCGCCGCTACCTGCTCTCGGACGAGGGACGCCGCATCTTCGCCCGCTTCGGTTTCGGCAGGCGCTGA
- a CDS encoding molybdenum ABC transporter ATP-binding protein gives MSFDLDLVLRPGTAHIEARFSVGSGLTALFGPSGVGKSSVLNAVAGLLRPTSGHIRVGEDVLFDSAARISLKPERRACGYVFQDSRLFPHRSVRDNLLYGFRRAPAARRWMALEEAADFLGIAHLLARMPRTLSGGEMQRVAIGRALLSGPRFLLMDEPLSSLDEDRRGDIMAVIERIRDDLALPILYVSHDRREVDRLADHVVTLDRHAG, from the coding sequence ATGTCCTTTGACCTCGACCTGGTCCTGCGGCCGGGCACGGCGCATATCGAGGCCCGCTTTAGCGTCGGGAGCGGGCTGACCGCGCTTTTCGGTCCCTCCGGGGTCGGCAAGTCGAGCGTACTCAACGCTGTCGCCGGACTGCTGCGCCCAACATCTGGCCATATCCGCGTGGGCGAGGACGTGCTCTTCGACAGTGCGGCGCGCATCTCTCTCAAGCCCGAGCGGCGTGCCTGCGGCTACGTTTTCCAAGACAGTCGCCTGTTCCCGCATCGTTCGGTGCGCGACAACCTGCTCTACGGCTTTCGCCGTGCGCCCGCTGCGCGGCGCTGGATGGCGCTCGAGGAGGCCGCCGACTTCCTCGGTATCGCGCACCTGCTCGCGCGCATGCCGCGCACCTTGTCGGGCGGCGAGATGCAGCGCGTAGCCATCGGGCGCGCCTTGCTGAGCGGACCGCGCTTCCTGCTCATGGACGAGCCGCTGTCCTCGCTCGACGAGGACCGGCGCGGCGACATCATGGCGGTGATCGAACGCATCCGCGACGACCTGGCCCTGCCGATCCTCTACGTCAGCCACGACCGGCGCGAGGTCGACCGGCTCGCCGACCATGTCGTCACGCTCGACCGGCACGCAGGCTGA
- a CDS encoding SDR family NAD(P)-dependent oxidoreductase, translated as MTLPETPSFRLDGRRAVVTGAGRGIGLAIAAALAQAGAHVTLVARTASEIEEGAAQLVAQGLQAEAATLDVSDLAAVADFFAAREAFHVLVNNAGTNRPKPMWEADEADYDAVMDLNVKSAFFVAQACVRKMIAAGVKGSLIHMGSQMGHVGGPNRSLYCASKWAMEGMNKVFALDLAAHYIRSNTIAPTFIETPMTRPFFEDEAFRASVLEKIKLGRLGSVEDLMGAAVFLASDASALMTGTSLVVDGGWTAD; from the coding sequence ATGACCCTGCCCGAAACCCCCAGCTTTCGCCTAGACGGACGCCGCGCGGTGGTGACGGGGGCAGGGCGTGGCATTGGCCTCGCCATCGCTGCAGCGCTCGCACAGGCAGGCGCGCATGTGACGCTCGTCGCGCGCACCGCCAGCGAGATCGAGGAGGGGGCCGCGCAGCTCGTCGCGCAAGGCCTGCAAGCTGAGGCCGCGACGCTCGACGTTTCCGACCTCGCGGCGGTCGCCGACTTCTTCGCGGCGCGAGAGGCCTTCCACGTGCTCGTCAACAATGCCGGAACCAACCGGCCCAAGCCGATGTGGGAGGCCGACGAGGCAGACTACGACGCGGTCATGGACCTTAACGTCAAGTCGGCCTTCTTCGTCGCGCAAGCCTGTGTGAGGAAGATGATCGCGGCGGGCGTGAAGGGTTCGCTGATCCACATGGGGTCGCAGATGGGCCACGTCGGCGGGCCCAATCGCTCGCTCTACTGTGCCTCCAAGTGGGCGATGGAAGGCATGAACAAGGTCTTCGCACTGGACCTCGCTGCACACTACATTCGCTCGAACACGATTGCGCCGACCTTCATCGAGACGCCGATGACGCGCCCCTTCTTCGAGGACGAGGCCTTCCGTGCCAGCGTGCTTGAGAAGATCAAACTGGGGCGGCTCGGCTCGGTCGAGGACCTGATGGGAGCAGCAGTGTTTCTCGCCTCGGATGCATCGGCATTGATGACCGGCACCAGCCTCGTCGTCGATGGCGGCTGGACTGCGGATTAG
- a CDS encoding winged helix-turn-helix domain-containing protein, with product MAESGPVLKIKIQIYCGDEIAMGPGKADLLDAIVAEGSISGAARKLGMSYRRAWLLVDAMNRCWKDPLVETMPGGAVRGGARLTPYGRGILVLYRSLQGQAGALGNCREWGELEAAVLERPREHQKD from the coding sequence ATGGCTGAGAGCGGACCTGTGCTGAAGATCAAGATCCAGATCTATTGCGGCGATGAGATCGCAATGGGGCCTGGCAAGGCCGACCTGCTCGACGCGATTGTCGCCGAAGGTTCGATTTCGGGCGCGGCGCGCAAGCTGGGCATGAGCTATCGCCGGGCCTGGCTGCTCGTCGATGCGATGAACCGTTGCTGGAAGGATCCGCTGGTCGAGACCATGCCGGGCGGCGCGGTGCGCGGTGGCGCGCGGCTCACGCCTTACGGGCGCGGCATCCTCGTACTCTATCGCAGCCTGCAGGGACAGGCTGGCGCGCTTGGCAACTGCCGCGAGTGGGGCGAACTGGAGGCGGCCGTGCTCGAGCGGCCGCGCGAGCACCAGAAGGACTGA